A window from Chitinophaga filiformis encodes these proteins:
- a CDS encoding NADPH-dependent FMN reductase, protein MAINILGISGSLRSSSSNTALLRACAVIAPADVNMTIYEGLDKLPYFSPELDTEGSSPADTVLSLRNQVRAADAVIFSTPEYAFGVPGVLKNALDWLVSSGEFTHKPTGVISASPLATGGDKAHASLVQTLKVMTADIQEEYKLIIPIVRTKMDPMGNVTDPELKSSLLALVNHLAARISSADQH, encoded by the coding sequence ATGGCGATCAATATACTTGGAATATCCGGCAGTTTGAGAAGTTCTTCTTCAAATACGGCATTGCTCAGGGCTTGTGCGGTAATTGCGCCTGCCGATGTCAATATGACGATCTATGAAGGTCTGGATAAGCTCCCTTATTTCAGTCCTGAGTTGGATACGGAAGGCTCCTCGCCTGCCGATACGGTACTTTCTCTGAGAAACCAGGTACGCGCTGCAGATGCCGTTATTTTCAGCACACCCGAATACGCTTTCGGCGTTCCGGGCGTGCTGAAAAATGCCCTGGACTGGCTTGTTTCCTCTGGTGAATTTACCCATAAACCTACGGGGGTGATCAGTGCTTCACCGCTTGCAACCGGCGGCGATAAAGCACATGCATCATTGGTACAGACATTGAAAGTAATGACGGCCGATATCCAGGAAGAATATAAGCTCATTATTCCTATTGTGCGCACTAAAATGGACCCAATGGGAAACGTGACCGATCCGGAGCTGAAAAGTTCATTGCTGGCGCTTGTTAATCACCTGGCGGCTAGAATCTCCAGCGCAGACCAGCATTAG
- a CDS encoding sensor histidine kinase, giving the protein MNALRYDHSKENWLLRYKLHHIPFWALYHFTWWTVAIGNPVKAFTAIFLTPFILKFLFYVLFQALAVYFNLYYLIPKYLEKARFTQYIILSLITVVSASLLIIPGYYLSVFLSGQTMQQAYGANGDCFYGYLGSTLPSTLAAMTLAMSIKLGKNWLQTQRKQQLLEKEKLETELNFLKHQFNPHFLFNTINSIFFLIHKNPDMASASLAKFSELLRYQLYECNDRQILLSKEISYMENSIELERLRQNDNMEVTVEIVQENNSPWGIAPFILMTFVENAFKHVSKHADKPNWIRIHLEQKDELLSFAVSNSTSDMTSNDIVHYGGIGLKNVQRRLDLIYPGQYNLDIQSHNDRFDVRLQLHLTALELPLPMQKIA; this is encoded by the coding sequence ATGAACGCTTTACGATATGATCATTCAAAGGAAAACTGGTTGTTGAGGTATAAACTTCACCATATTCCTTTCTGGGCCTTGTATCACTTTACGTGGTGGACGGTGGCTATCGGTAATCCTGTAAAGGCCTTCACCGCCATCTTCCTCACTCCTTTTATATTAAAGTTTTTATTCTATGTGCTATTCCAGGCACTCGCAGTTTATTTTAACCTTTATTATCTCATCCCAAAGTACCTCGAAAAGGCCAGGTTCACACAGTACATAATATTGTCTTTAATAACTGTTGTCAGTGCATCCCTGCTTATTATTCCCGGTTATTACCTGAGCGTTTTTCTTTCCGGGCAAACCATGCAGCAGGCTTATGGCGCCAATGGAGATTGTTTTTATGGGTACCTGGGCAGTACATTACCTTCCACGCTGGCCGCCATGACGCTGGCAATGAGCATCAAGCTGGGAAAGAACTGGCTGCAAACGCAGCGAAAGCAGCAGCTACTGGAGAAGGAAAAACTGGAAACAGAGCTGAACTTCCTCAAGCATCAGTTCAATCCGCATTTTCTTTTCAATACGATCAATTCTATTTTCTTCCTGATCCATAAGAACCCGGATATGGCGTCTGCTTCGCTGGCGAAATTCTCAGAACTGTTAAGATATCAGTTATATGAATGTAATGACAGGCAGATCCTTCTGTCTAAGGAGATCTCTTATATGGAGAATTCTATAGAGCTGGAACGATTAAGGCAGAACGACAACATGGAAGTAACGGTAGAGATAGTGCAGGAGAACAATAGCCCGTGGGGAATAGCGCCATTTATCCTGATGACATTCGTGGAAAATGCGTTTAAGCATGTGTCAAAACATGCGGATAAACCCAACTGGATCAGGATACATCTTGAGCAGAAGGATGAATTGCTAAGCTTTGCTGTATCCAACAGTACATCGGACATGACCAGTAATGATATCGTACACTACGGTGGTATTGGCCTGAAGAACGTACAGCGAAGGTTGGACCTGATATATCCCGGTCAGTACAACCTGGATATACAGTCGCACAATGACAGATTTGACGTCAGGCTGCAGCTACATCTGACAGCATTGGAGCTGCCATTGCCCATGCAAAAAATAGCCTGA
- a CDS encoding neutral zinc metallopeptidase, giving the protein MRWQNRRLSDNVEDRRGGGGGMRTIGIGGGIGGIIIVVLALLFNQDPQQALQSVQQGSGNAPQSESRTVTSNSDEISRFASTVLADTEDVWGELFSQMNRNYKDPGMVLYTDYDQSGCGAAQSAMGPFYCPADEKVYLDLNFFTEMEQRFKVAGDFAMAYVIAHEVGHHVQNLLGTSRKVQAMRAQLSEREYNKLSVMLELQADFLAGVWAHHAQKKHNILEPGDIEEALNAASAVGDDALQKAAQGHVVPDAFTHGTSEQRVRWFKKGFETGDIKQGDTFNAPDL; this is encoded by the coding sequence ATGCGAACGATAGGTATTGGTGGGGGTATTGGAGGCATTATTATCGTGGTGCTGGCCCTGTTATTTAACCAGGACCCGCAGCAGGCATTACAATCCGTGCAGCAGGGCAGCGGCAATGCACCGCAGTCTGAATCCCGCACAGTAACCAGCAACAGTGACGAGATCTCCAGGTTTGCGTCTACGGTACTGGCAGATACGGAAGATGTGTGGGGAGAGCTATTTTCCCAGATGAACAGGAACTATAAAGATCCTGGTATGGTCTTGTACACGGACTACGATCAATCTGGCTGCGGTGCGGCGCAATCGGCCATGGGTCCTTTTTACTGCCCTGCAGATGAGAAGGTATACCTGGATCTGAATTTCTTTACTGAAATGGAACAGCGCTTCAAAGTTGCTGGCGATTTCGCCATGGCTTACGTAATTGCACATGAAGTGGGGCATCACGTACAGAACCTGTTGGGTACCAGTCGTAAGGTACAGGCCATGCGCGCCCAGCTGAGTGAGCGGGAATACAATAAGCTGTCTGTTATGCTTGAATTACAGGCCGATTTCCTGGCAGGGGTATGGGCGCATCATGCACAAAAGAAACACAATATACTGGAACCGGGAGATATAGAAGAGGCACTTAATGCAGCAAGCGCTGTGGGTGACGACGCTTTGCAGAAAGCGGCACAGGGACATGTGGTACCGGATGCATTTACGCATGGTACCTCAGAGCAGCGCGTACGATGGTTTAAGAAAGGATTTGAAACCGGTGATATAAAACAGGGAGATACATTCAATGCGCCAGACCTGTAA
- a CDS encoding outer membrane protein assembly factor, which yields MQRIIIFTATLLALSQGLIAQQQKDTTQSAPADTIVPHKRSFFPLPVLGYSPEKGLEIGAAMLYSFYTSRDPALRNSTINLIPAVTTEHQLKIDLKTDIWTDGNNWHFKSNLRYHDFPINFYGLGDTTRKAGATLLDNKRYKVQLEAERRIGGHFYAGMSLLYQKDEYNARENKGVYPDMPLVDKDGGHVTFIGATGIFDNRDNQNYTRTGTWVRLNIAYAPGFLSKHELWKIDGQLRHFISISPKSTVGFNGLFNSLQGSRRPFYLLPEMGNDLMMRGYYTGRYRDQNYLAGQVEYRYFLDPKIPINIWFVHMQPKFALAAFGGSGAVFNNRDIAMSHFKPSYGLGVRWFYDEGARLTMRIDYAWGEKRSGEQRQSGLYLSLAEAF from the coding sequence ATGCAAAGGATCATAATTTTTACAGCAACACTACTGGCATTGAGCCAGGGACTGATAGCGCAGCAGCAGAAAGATACAACACAAAGCGCCCCGGCGGATACTATCGTACCGCATAAACGCAGCTTTTTTCCGCTGCCGGTATTGGGTTACTCACCTGAGAAAGGACTGGAGATAGGAGCCGCTATGTTGTATTCTTTCTACACTTCCAGGGATCCCGCACTCCGCAATTCTACAATTAACCTCATTCCAGCCGTTACAACGGAGCATCAGCTGAAAATAGATCTGAAAACAGATATCTGGACGGATGGTAATAACTGGCATTTTAAAAGTAATCTCCGTTATCATGACTTCCCTATCAATTTTTATGGATTGGGAGATACTACACGCAAAGCCGGAGCTACCCTGCTCGATAATAAGCGTTATAAGGTACAGCTGGAGGCTGAACGTCGTATAGGCGGGCATTTCTATGCAGGGATGTCTTTATTGTACCAGAAGGATGAATATAACGCACGTGAGAATAAGGGGGTATACCCTGATATGCCGCTGGTGGACAAAGACGGAGGACATGTTACTTTCATCGGCGCCACGGGTATATTTGACAACAGGGATAACCAGAACTATACACGCACGGGCACCTGGGTACGCCTGAATATCGCTTATGCGCCGGGCTTTCTCAGTAAACATGAATTATGGAAGATAGACGGGCAACTACGTCACTTTATTTCTATCTCTCCGAAAAGCACTGTAGGTTTTAATGGCTTATTCAACTCACTGCAGGGAAGCAGACGGCCATTTTACCTGTTGCCCGAAATGGGGAACGATCTTATGATGCGCGGATATTATACTGGCAGGTACAGAGATCAGAATTACCTGGCCGGACAGGTGGAATATCGTTATTTTCTTGACCCAAAGATCCCGATCAATATCTGGTTTGTACATATGCAACCCAAATTCGCGCTGGCCGCATTTGGCGGTTCCGGTGCGGTATTCAACAACAGGGATATTGCCATGTCGCACTTTAAACCAAGTTATGGCCTGGGCGTACGCTGGTTCTACGACGAAGGCGCCAGGCTGACCATGCGTATAGATTATGCCTGGGGTGAAAAGCGCTCCGGCGAACAGCGGCAATCAGGATTGTACCTGTCTCTCGCAGAAGCATTTTAG
- a CDS encoding LytR/AlgR family response regulator transcription factor, whose product MKMNCAIIDDEPLAREGLSNYVREVEFLHLVDTCTNPLELIQLLDKHTVDLIFLDIQMPKMNGLDFLKIVPKPPMVIITTAFPSYALEGFQLNVMDYLLKPITFDRFFKAANKAKEYYQLLNKTVQPDAHKTEKEEDYFFIKCGSKYEKIYFNDILYVQGMQNYVTIYTSKGKYMTLLYLKNLEENLDKKAFIRVHKSYIVSIDKIEGIEGNEIFIRSNKIPISRNYHDMVIEQVVKNKLWDKIRFS is encoded by the coding sequence ATGAAGATGAATTGCGCAATTATTGACGATGAACCGCTTGCCAGGGAAGGCCTTTCAAATTATGTGAGAGAGGTTGAGTTTCTTCATCTTGTCGATACCTGTACCAACCCCCTAGAATTGATCCAGCTATTGGACAAACACACCGTGGATCTTATTTTTCTGGATATCCAGATGCCGAAAATGAATGGGCTGGATTTTCTGAAGATCGTCCCAAAACCACCTATGGTTATCATTACAACTGCGTTTCCCAGCTATGCATTGGAAGGATTTCAGCTGAATGTAATGGACTATCTGTTGAAACCTATCACTTTTGACCGTTTCTTTAAAGCGGCCAACAAAGCGAAGGAATACTACCAATTGCTGAATAAAACGGTACAACCCGATGCCCATAAGACAGAGAAAGAGGAAGATTATTTTTTCATCAAATGCGGCAGCAAATATGAAAAGATATATTTCAACGATATCCTGTATGTACAGGGCATGCAGAATTATGTAACGATCTATACCAGCAAAGGGAAATACATGACATTGTTGTACCTGAAGAACCTGGAAGAGAACCTGGACAAAAAAGCCTTCATCAGGGTGCATAAATCCTATATTGTCTCTATCGATAAAATAGAGGGCATTGAAGGGAACGAGATATTTATCCGGTCAAATAAAATACCCATTAGCAGGAATTATCATGACATGGTAATTGAACAGGTGGTGAAGAATAAATTGTGGGATAAGATCAGGTTCTCCTGA
- a CDS encoding tetratricopeptide repeat-containing sensor histidine kinase, with translation MWIVRTNLYTYIYLALLCTLATNVSAQITELEKHPQKDTVRIRILNQLSRNSFPKDAAKTTQYASEALRLSDSLHFRPGIMWATRNLALAENIKGNLEKQLDLTINALKLAEELDDKYAIGVLNTDMGNILVEQDQPRQALRYQKKALRIKQALGQPAEIARTLNSIGASYIRLNKSDSALHFMLESERIKLSLNDHPGLAITYENIGLIYTQKQQYAMALPYFEISEQYYKEADNTNGLVKSHLNIAFAKTMLHSYEEAEQHLAAAAQLNSNLRNMKNTLIYHKNMAALDSARGNYAGALANYKEFSRINEEMFSVEKTKFIANTKEKYESEKKQHENKLLRKEQQLHLATIKQQRILVIFCGMLLLGLFVITAVLYLMYRRQQELYSQLNHRNTQVQQQNKIIMEQNAALESGSQVKDKIFSVISHDLRSPLAILEGLLFLLRDEKMSEEQFRIFSHELWRDMKNTAYMMDNLLQWASSQMKGIHVTPDDFDISAVLKSEFELLQSLAKQKEITLTHELQRPIMVYADPDMIRLVLRNLISNAIKFTPVNGAVNINYLLLPDKIELIVQDNGLGIAVPDQAKIFSNIYYSTSGTRNEKGCGLGLPLSKDFIERNNGRIWFHSASGKGTSFHFTLPLSLEEEMSNRGYTIIVKDNHGSIVNS, from the coding sequence ATGTGGATTGTCCGAACTAACTTATATACTTATATATATCTGGCATTACTATGTACTTTAGCTACTAATGTTTCTGCGCAGATAACTGAACTGGAGAAACATCCCCAAAAGGATACTGTACGCATTCGTATACTAAACCAGCTAAGCCGTAATTCCTTTCCTAAAGACGCTGCTAAAACAACGCAATATGCCAGTGAAGCTCTCAGGCTGAGCGATAGCCTGCACTTCCGGCCTGGCATTATGTGGGCTACCCGCAATCTGGCACTGGCTGAGAACATTAAAGGGAACCTGGAGAAGCAGCTGGATCTGACTATCAATGCGCTTAAGCTGGCCGAGGAATTAGATGATAAATATGCTATCGGCGTACTGAACACAGATATGGGAAATATCCTCGTGGAACAGGATCAGCCCAGGCAAGCCTTACGTTATCAGAAAAAGGCGTTGCGCATTAAACAGGCCCTGGGGCAACCCGCAGAGATCGCCCGTACATTGAACAGCATCGGCGCAAGTTATATTCGTCTCAATAAGTCAGATTCAGCGTTGCACTTTATGCTGGAATCGGAGCGGATCAAATTGTCGCTGAACGATCATCCGGGGCTGGCCATCACTTATGAAAATATTGGGCTGATCTATACGCAGAAGCAACAATATGCAATGGCCCTGCCTTATTTCGAGATCTCTGAACAGTATTATAAAGAGGCAGATAATACCAATGGCCTGGTGAAGTCCCATCTCAACATAGCTTTCGCCAAAACCATGTTGCACAGTTATGAAGAAGCGGAACAACACCTTGCTGCAGCTGCACAGCTGAACAGCAATCTCAGGAACATGAAAAATACGCTGATCTATCATAAGAACATGGCCGCGCTGGATTCTGCCCGTGGCAACTATGCAGGCGCTCTGGCCAATTATAAGGAGTTCAGCAGGATAAATGAGGAGATGTTCAGTGTTGAGAAGACGAAATTTATCGCCAATACAAAAGAGAAATACGAGTCGGAGAAGAAACAGCATGAAAACAAATTACTGCGGAAGGAACAGCAATTACATCTTGCTACCATCAAACAACAGCGCATCCTCGTCATCTTTTGTGGCATGTTGCTACTGGGGCTTTTTGTGATCACCGCTGTACTTTACCTGATGTACAGGCGGCAGCAGGAACTGTATAGCCAGCTGAATCATCGCAATACACAGGTACAACAGCAGAATAAGATCATCATGGAGCAGAATGCGGCCCTGGAAAGCGGTAGTCAGGTAAAAGACAAGATATTCTCAGTTATCTCACACGACCTGCGTTCTCCCCTGGCCATTCTTGAAGGACTGCTCTTCCTGTTAAGAGACGAGAAGATGTCTGAAGAACAGTTCAGGATCTTTTCCCATGAACTCTGGCGTGACATGAAAAATACAGCCTATATGATGGATAATCTCCTCCAGTGGGCCAGCAGCCAGATGAAAGGCATTCATGTTACTCCGGACGATTTTGACATCAGTGCAGTTCTTAAGAGTGAGTTTGAACTCCTGCAGTCTCTTGCCAAACAGAAAGAGATAACGCTGACGCACGAACTGCAACGCCCTATAATGGTATATGCAGACCCCGATATGATCAGGCTCGTGCTCAGAAACCTGATCAGTAACGCGATCAAGTTTACGCCAGTCAATGGTGCTGTGAATATTAACTACCTGTTACTGCCCGATAAAATTGAACTGATAGTACAGGACAATGGCCTGGGAATTGCCGTGCCGGATCAGGCAAAAATATTCTCCAACATCTATTATTCCACCAGCGGCACCCGCAATGAGAAAGGCTGTGGGCTCGGATTGCCTTTGTCGAAAGATTTCATTGAACGCAATAACGGCAGAATATGGTTCCACAGCGCTTCCGGAAAAGGTACAAGCTTCCACTTCACGCTTCCTTTATCCCTGGAGGAAGAGATGTCGAACAGGGGGTATACGATCATTGTAAAAGATAATCACGGAAGCATTGTGAACAGCTGA
- a CDS encoding SelT/SelW/SelH family protein, producing MKPTVTIEYCPKCGWLMRAAWMAQELLTTFAEDIYSVTLQPSEVNGSYIIYVDGIALINRKELGHFPDIKEIKQIIRDKVAPEKSLGHSDRK from the coding sequence ATGAAACCGACAGTAACAATAGAATATTGTCCGAAATGCGGATGGCTGATGCGGGCAGCATGGATGGCACAGGAACTGCTGACAACCTTTGCTGAAGACATTTACAGCGTTACATTACAGCCAAGTGAGGTGAATGGTAGTTATATCATTTATGTTGACGGTATAGCATTGATCAACCGAAAGGAATTGGGGCATTTTCCCGATATAAAAGAAATCAAGCAGATTATAAGAGATAAAGTAGCTCCGGAAAAGAGCCTGGGGCACAGTGACAGAAAGTAG
- a CDS encoding outer membrane beta-barrel protein: protein MKKLPFLLCCILFLAKASGQISGRFATSTGLPVPFAHVILLNGSDTTLVKTALTDETGAYLIRNMPAGKYILRFNSMGFQTWNSPVFELTAQQASRDFGLQVVTEGAQQLGEVVIQAEKPLLQQQAEGMVVNVQSSLLTKGSTALNVLERSPGVVIDYRNNSIALNGKSGVTVMLNGKLMRMPLEQLVNLLSGMSADDIEKIELLSTPSSKYDADGSAGMINIILKKDKQQGTNGTLSVTGGYGYREKAAASISLSHNAAKLNSYGSYSYNLNRSYSDIDILSYQDMPVFGGRMEVRGKDITRLLQQNHDITLGLDLKPNSKTTVGANLTYNISRAKTANHPSAQYLLLPDSLLTFDGNISRVNSWYNLVSSIYLEKAINPTSKFSFDMDYLYFKNYNPSLVSGFLRNKAGEQIDNNDSLFSPFQRGFANTLIQVGVIRADYSRQFSDKIKMESGIKGTYTGSNTVSRIESWVDGHWVNRTETINDMKMKESIAAAYMSANIDITPSLSLTAGARFEYARTIMENTRTGKNNVDRKLATLFPDIFLNKKLNARSALQLSYTKRIARPSYNDLASFVAYSDPTAIYAGNPQLMPTITNNIKLGYSYDAYSFSLLFSRDNHPIARYQLSQSAAANLLYISPQNLVYQDNITFQATLPLKATDWWNMSYSFTGGLRQFKADHTLQPVTKSYWGYSFNFTESFTLPKGYSAELTGWYNATSYNGIIKVGSMGTVSAGIKKELRNNAGSIQLSVSDIFTTMNFSVYYGTVAEEAFHIRNHVKINLESGYSPIFKLSYARPFGTGTLKSSGKEGGSKDERDRIRKD, encoded by the coding sequence ATGAAAAAACTGCCATTCCTCCTGTGTTGCATTCTTTTTCTTGCAAAGGCTTCCGGACAGATCTCGGGAAGGTTTGCCACCAGTACCGGACTACCGGTACCTTTTGCGCATGTAATATTGCTGAACGGATCAGATACCACGCTAGTAAAGACAGCGCTGACAGACGAAACAGGTGCATACCTGATCAGGAACATGCCCGCCGGAAAATATATCCTGCGCTTTAACAGTATGGGTTTTCAAACCTGGAACTCCCCGGTGTTTGAGCTGACTGCACAACAGGCAAGCAGGGACTTCGGGCTACAGGTTGTTACCGAAGGTGCGCAACAACTGGGTGAGGTAGTTATACAGGCGGAAAAGCCATTGTTACAGCAACAGGCAGAAGGTATGGTGGTCAATGTCCAGAGCAGCCTGCTTACTAAAGGCAGCACAGCGCTTAATGTACTGGAAAGATCGCCCGGTGTTGTGATTGATTACAGGAATAATAGTATTGCACTGAATGGGAAAAGCGGTGTAACAGTCATGCTGAACGGTAAGCTGATGCGCATGCCACTGGAACAGCTGGTCAACCTGTTAAGTGGCATGAGTGCAGATGATATTGAAAAAATAGAATTGTTGAGCACTCCTTCGTCCAAATATGATGCAGATGGAAGCGCTGGCATGATCAATATCATATTGAAAAAAGACAAACAGCAGGGAACCAACGGAACGCTATCTGTAACTGGCGGTTATGGCTACAGGGAAAAAGCCGCTGCCAGTATTAGCCTCTCTCATAATGCAGCGAAACTCAACAGCTATGGCTCCTATAGTTACAACCTGAACCGCAGCTACAGTGATATTGATATACTCAGTTACCAGGACATGCCTGTTTTTGGTGGTCGCATGGAGGTAAGAGGCAAGGATATTACCCGCTTGCTCCAGCAGAATCACGATATTACGCTTGGACTGGACCTGAAACCTAATAGTAAAACCACTGTCGGCGCCAACCTGACGTACAACATCAGCCGGGCAAAAACCGCTAATCATCCTTCTGCACAGTATCTTTTACTGCCCGATTCCCTGTTAACATTTGATGGCAACATCAGCCGGGTAAACAGCTGGTATAACCTGGTATCGTCCATATATCTTGAGAAGGCGATCAATCCGACATCAAAGTTTAGTTTTGATATGGACTATCTCTATTTTAAAAATTATAACCCCTCCCTTGTATCCGGCTTTTTACGCAACAAAGCCGGTGAACAAATCGACAATAATGACAGTTTGTTTTCTCCTTTCCAGCGAGGTTTTGCAAATACGCTGATACAGGTCGGCGTGATCAGGGCCGATTACAGCAGGCAGTTCAGCGACAAGATTAAAATGGAATCAGGCATCAAGGGTACATATACCGGGAGTAACACGGTATCACGCATAGAGAGCTGGGTGGACGGCCACTGGGTAAACAGGACAGAAACCATCAATGACATGAAGATGAAGGAAAGTATCGCCGCAGCCTACATGTCCGCCAATATCGATATAACGCCTTCTCTTAGTCTGACCGCAGGAGCAAGATTCGAATATGCCCGTACAATAATGGAAAATACCAGGACGGGGAAAAATAACGTAGACCGGAAACTGGCCACCCTATTCCCTGACATTTTCCTGAACAAAAAACTGAATGCGCGTTCGGCACTGCAATTGTCTTACACAAAAAGGATCGCCAGACCCTCGTACAATGACCTCGCCTCTTTCGTGGCCTACAGTGATCCTACTGCCATCTATGCGGGTAATCCACAGCTGATGCCGACCATTACAAATAATATTAAGCTGGGATATAGCTATGACGCGTATAGTTTTTCCCTGCTTTTCAGCAGAGACAACCATCCCATTGCCCGCTACCAGTTAAGTCAAAGCGCAGCAGCCAACCTCTTATACATTTCTCCGCAAAACCTTGTGTACCAGGATAATATTACCTTTCAGGCTACCCTGCCTCTGAAAGCAACTGACTGGTGGAACATGAGCTACAGTTTTACCGGCGGATTACGGCAGTTCAAAGCAGATCATACCTTACAGCCTGTTACAAAAAGTTATTGGGGATATTCTTTCAACTTTACCGAATCCTTTACACTGCCAAAGGGTTACTCTGCTGAATTGACCGGCTGGTACAATGCAACGTCTTACAATGGCATTATCAAGGTAGGCAGCATGGGTACGGTGAGTGCTGGCATCAAAAAGGAACTGAGAAATAACGCCGGCAGTATTCAGTTGTCTGTTTCAGATATTTTTACAACGATGAACTTCAGTGTATACTATGGAACTGTTGCAGAAGAAGCTTTTCACATCAGGAACCATGTTAAGATCAATCTGGAATCCGGTTACTCCCCTATCTTCAAGCTTTCCTACGCAAGACCCTTTGGTACAGGCACTTTGAAGTCTTCCGGCAAAGAGGGGGGATCAAAAGATGAAAGGGACAGGATCAGAAAGGACTAA
- a CDS encoding outer membrane beta-barrel protein: protein MKPKAALLAALCAVASMPATQAQSIKPTSKFYVKIAGGYYFSVFPGQFPKVGSYQPHDQHLEYNPTTESSTSVSEKVLTGSYGAGGRGGLSFGWNINRYIAVEGTFNYYRSKKNLMTREVTTMAGSGQTLGKIESHGYVDAIDFAPGVVISPGFEKVNPYVRFGMVIPLWGNLKIETDASRSGTASVGGQTVLTQTAIHRNETVKPNVTVGFQGAIGVAFPVAKRLDIFVEAEYRNIPVRSKEKEVTAYDEKISLLNPANGSVISTQHRGLNDMSTAERHTKYVTTLDQHSNTPVSQQGATVNYKNNDQPSNDLKSYINIGGLGANAGLRWRF from the coding sequence ATGAAACCAAAAGCAGCCCTATTGGCGGCACTATGCGCTGTCGCTTCTATGCCAGCAACCCAGGCACAGAGTATTAAACCCACGTCCAAATTTTATGTAAAGATTGCAGGAGGTTACTATTTCAGTGTATTTCCGGGCCAGTTCCCTAAAGTAGGCAGTTATCAGCCGCATGACCAGCACCTGGAGTATAATCCTACAACGGAATCGTCTACGTCTGTCTCAGAAAAGGTATTAACAGGCTCGTATGGCGCTGGTGGGAGGGGAGGACTCTCCTTTGGCTGGAACATCAACCGTTATATTGCTGTTGAAGGAACATTTAACTACTATCGCAGCAAGAAAAACCTGATGACCCGCGAAGTCACTACGATGGCCGGCAGCGGTCAGACACTCGGCAAAATTGAATCTCACGGCTACGTAGATGCCATTGACTTTGCGCCCGGCGTTGTGATCAGCCCTGGATTCGAAAAGGTGAATCCTTACGTTCGTTTCGGGATGGTCATACCTTTGTGGGGCAACCTGAAGATCGAAACTGACGCCAGCCGCAGCGGCACTGCATCCGTTGGCGGTCAGACGGTACTGACGCAAACAGCCATCCACCGGAACGAAACCGTAAAACCGAACGTTACGGTCGGTTTCCAGGGAGCAATTGGTGTTGCCTTCCCGGTCGCAAAACGACTTGACATTTTTGTTGAAGCGGAATACAGAAATATTCCTGTACGCAGCAAAGAAAAGGAAGTCACAGCCTATGATGAGAAGATTTCCCTTTTGAATCCTGCCAATGGTAGCGTGATCTCTACACAACATCGTGGCCTGAACGACATGTCGACCGCTGAACGGCATACGAAGTATGTAACAACGCTGGATCAGCATTCCAACACGCCGGTAAGCCAGCAAGGCGCAACGGTGAATTACAAGAATAATGATCAGCCGTCAAACGACCTGAAATCTTACATCAACATTGGTGGATTGGGCGCTAATGCTGGTCTGCGCTGGAGATTCTAG